One window of the Candidatus Zixiibacteriota bacterium genome contains the following:
- the nuoF gene encoding NADH:ubiquinone oxidoreductase, chain F (Evidence 2a : Function from experimental evidences in other organisms; PubMedId : 7690854, 8157582, 8366049, 9593861; Product type c : carrier): protein MEKKILFKYIDDPKQVTIETYISRGGYKAWEKVLKGMKPAEVIDEVKKSGLRGRGGAGFPAGMKWSFIPKDSLKPRYLVCNADESEPGTCKDRVLMEHDPHGVVEGMAIAAYAIGSHLAFCYVRGEFVYPAAMMEKAIEEAYKKGMLGKNIFGTGYDLDMVVHTGGGAYICGEETALLNSLEGERGMSRIRPPFPAIEGLYGCPTVVNNVETLAVVPHVINNGADWYASMGTEKSKGTKIFSLSGHVKRPGNYELEMGTKLSVLINDIGGGMLDGHKLKAIIPGGSSTPFLLPNQIDTPLDYESLAAAGSMLGSGAVIVIDDRTCMVWVIERLIHFYKHESCGKCTPCRDGTGWLEQLIGRIEAGEGVPGDLEKIDSICDNILGRTICPLGDAAVMPIQSALKLFREEFQYHIDNKRCMVKTEFEFK from the coding sequence ATGGAAAAGAAGATACTGTTTAAATATATCGATGATCCGAAGCAGGTTACGATTGAGACCTATATCTCCCGTGGGGGCTATAAAGCCTGGGAAAAGGTGCTCAAAGGGATGAAACCGGCGGAAGTCATCGACGAGGTGAAAAAGTCGGGTTTGCGGGGCCGCGGCGGGGCCGGTTTTCCGGCCGGGATGAAATGGAGTTTCATCCCCAAAGACAGTCTCAAACCGCGGTATCTAGTCTGCAATGCCGATGAATCGGAACCGGGGACCTGCAAGGATCGGGTGCTGATGGAACATGATCCGCATGGAGTGGTCGAAGGGATGGCGATAGCGGCCTACGCCATTGGGAGTCATCTGGCCTTTTGTTATGTGCGGGGCGAGTTTGTTTATCCCGCTGCCATGATGGAAAAAGCGATCGAAGAGGCCTATAAAAAGGGAATGCTGGGGAAAAATATTTTTGGTACCGGATATGATCTTGATATGGTGGTTCATACCGGGGGCGGGGCCTATATCTGCGGGGAGGAAACGGCCCTTTTGAATTCTCTGGAGGGGGAGCGGGGTATGTCGCGGATACGGCCGCCATTTCCGGCAATCGAGGGGTTGTATGGCTGCCCGACGGTCGTAAATAATGTCGAGACGCTGGCGGTGGTGCCGCATGTAATAAACAACGGGGCCGATTGGTACGCCTCGATGGGGACGGAAAAATCAAAAGGAACGAAGATATTTTCTCTGTCGGGGCATGTGAAGAGGCCCGGCAACTATGAACTGGAAATGGGCACGAAATTGTCGGTGCTGATAAATGATATCGGCGGCGGCATGCTTGACGGGCACAAATTGAAAGCGATCATTCCCGGCGGCTCATCGACCCCCTTTCTGCTGCCCAATCAGATAGACACGCCGCTTGATTATGAATCCCTGGCGGCGGCCGGATCGATGCTCGGTTCGGGAGCGGTGATTGTAATAGATGATCGCACCTGCATGGTCTGGGTGATAGAAAGATTGATACATTTTTATAAACATGAATCATGCGGCAAGTGTACGCCCTGCCGGGACGGGACCGGCTGGCTGGAGCAGTTAATCGGCAGAATCGAGGCCGGTGAAGGTGTGCCCGGGGACCTGGAAAAGATAGACTCGATTTGCGACAATATTTTGGGGCGCACGATTTGCCCTCTCGGGGACGCCGCCGTCATGCCGATTCAATCAGCGCTGAAGCTTTTCCGGGAAGAATTTCAATATCATATCGACAACAAGAGATGCATGGTTAAAACGGAGTTTGAGTTTAAATAA
- a CDS encoding putative NADH-quinone oxidoreductase subunit G 2 (Evidence 3 : Putative function from multiple computational evidences) produces MADTVNMVTLTINGRETTVPKGTTVLEAAKMMGIEIPTFCWHPKLKPVGACRICYVEIEKMPKLQVSCATEVMPGMVVNTESEKVKQGRKAVLEFLLINHPLDCPTCDKGGECDLQDNTFNHGIDDSRFDFRKYRFIRDRKSTFDDYRIGPEIIRNQNRCIRCFKCVRANKEAFGEYDLGAFQRGDITEIDAAPGEMVDSIYSGNLVEICPVGALTNTDWRYKIRVWKTQKIDSICSYCADGCNLTLWKDRNRIYRVTSRRNDAIDEGWICDIGRYGYQITNSDSRLTTPLIKKGDKQVASSWEEAIELIARKFKEIKEKKGGVCIGGLITSSIDSNSLYAFSKFFRTVIHSNNVDFRTEYKMLPEKHGDLYTRLTEQKFSIADIEKSDLILVVGSNLIKEHPIINLRVHKTVTRKAASLYTINPIATKSGEISQDEMVNAPGTMEALLNGVVMALTEKTGGADKFRSLLEPNSVGQAAEISGISEERIRALAEAMVKATNITLIAGEFISTSSSREVLASAINNLAIAAGIYEKGQVGILSKYANSKGAERLGVMPHLSDSMISDFKKIWGYYPENPGLASDRMILGAKKEEIDSLLIIGANPIGNYPDGEFVREGIEKLDFLAVADMCESETSEMADVVLPLAGWAEYDGSFVNVEGREQSFRAAIKPVGNSLPGYEIVRLIAEAMKEPIYEDFRTLAEEANGLLQRTPATAAPEITEVKYIKESAPSEFPFPLFVVDDMHHMGHRTEKSKSLAAFCGEPYLEISPSVADKLGIADGDMVKVESETGKVILGARISEHLDNNVALVSRTFAAPPVNILQMRKRRIDWVRLTRMEEA; encoded by the coding sequence ATGGCTGATACCGTCAACATGGTGACATTGACCATAAACGGCCGGGAGACGACGGTCCCTAAGGGAACGACGGTTCTGGAAGCGGCCAAAATGATGGGTATTGAAATTCCCACATTCTGCTGGCACCCGAAATTGAAGCCGGTCGGGGCCTGCCGCATCTGTTATGTCGAGATTGAAAAGATGCCGAAACTGCAGGTCTCCTGCGCGACGGAAGTCATGCCGGGGATGGTGGTGAATACGGAATCGGAAAAAGTCAAACAGGGACGAAAGGCGGTATTGGAGTTTCTTCTGATTAATCATCCGCTCGATTGTCCCACCTGCGACAAGGGCGGGGAGTGCGACCTTCAGGATAATACATTCAATCATGGAATTGATGATTCCCGTTTTGATTTCAGGAAATACAGGTTTATCAGGGACAGGAAATCGACATTTGACGATTATCGAATCGGCCCGGAGATAATCAGGAATCAAAATCGGTGCATTCGCTGTTTTAAGTGCGTACGAGCCAACAAGGAAGCTTTTGGCGAATATGATTTGGGCGCGTTCCAGCGAGGCGATATTACCGAGATCGACGCCGCTCCGGGAGAGATGGTTGATTCCATTTATTCCGGCAATCTGGTGGAAATCTGCCCGGTAGGGGCACTTACCAATACCGACTGGCGATATAAAATCAGGGTTTGGAAAACGCAAAAAATAGACTCTATATGCTCTTATTGCGCGGATGGCTGCAATCTGACTTTGTGGAAGGACCGCAACCGAATATATCGAGTGACTTCTCGCCGTAATGATGCTATCGATGAGGGCTGGATTTGCGATATCGGGCGATACGGCTATCAAATCACCAATTCGGACAGCCGGTTAACGACTCCCCTTATTAAGAAAGGGGACAAGCAGGTTGCTTCGTCCTGGGAAGAGGCCATCGAACTGATAGCGCGGAAATTCAAAGAAATCAAAGAGAAAAAGGGCGGGGTTTGTATCGGCGGTCTGATTACGTCGTCAATAGATTCCAATTCTCTCTACGCCTTCTCCAAATTTTTCCGGACCGTAATCCATTCGAATAATGTCGATTTTCGGACGGAATATAAAATGCTGCCGGAAAAACATGGTGATTTATATACCAGATTGACCGAACAAAAATTCAGTATTGCGGATATCGAAAAGTCGGATTTAATCCTGGTGGTCGGCTCCAATTTGATTAAAGAGCATCCCATCATAAATTTGCGAGTCCATAAGACTGTCACGCGCAAAGCGGCGTCGCTATATACGATTAATCCGATAGCGACGAAATCGGGAGAGATTTCACAAGATGAAATGGTCAACGCCCCCGGGACCATGGAGGCGCTGCTTAACGGTGTCGTGATGGCCCTAACGGAGAAGACCGGAGGGGCGGATAAATTCAGGTCGCTTCTGGAACCGAATTCTGTCGGCCAAGCGGCTGAGATTTCGGGCATTTCCGAAGAAAGAATCAGGGCACTGGCGGAAGCCATGGTGAAGGCGACCAATATCACATTAATTGCCGGGGAATTCATATCGACTTCCTCATCGCGCGAAGTCCTGGCTTCAGCCATAAATAATCTGGCAATTGCGGCCGGTATCTATGAAAAAGGGCAGGTCGGGATTCTCTCCAAGTATGCGAACAGCAAAGGGGCGGAAAGACTCGGCGTGATGCCGCATTTGTCCGACAGCATGATATCCGATTTTAAAAAGATTTGGGGATATTATCCGGAAAATCCCGGGCTGGCCTCGGATCGTATGATTCTGGGGGCCAAAAAAGAGGAAATTGATTCCCTCTTGATTATCGGCGCCAATCCGATTGGGAATTATCCCGACGGAGAGTTTGTCCGCGAAGGCATTGAGAAACTGGATTTTCTTGCCGTGGCGGATATGTGTGAATCGGAAACATCAGAGATGGCCGATGTGGTTTTGCCCCTCGCCGGATGGGCCGAATATGACGGCAGTTTTGTGAATGTCGAGGGCAGGGAGCAGTCTTTCAGGGCCGCCATCAAGCCGGTCGGGAATTCTCTGCCGGGATATGAAATCGTACGCTTAATTGCCGAGGCGATGAAAGAGCCAATCTATGAGGATTTCAGGACTCTCGCCGAAGAGGCGAACGGTTTATTACAAAGGACGCCTGCAACCGCCGCTCCTGAGATAACCGAGGTGAAATATATAAAAGAGTCAGCGCCATCGGAATTTCCCTTCCCGCTTTTTGTCGTGGATGATATGCACCATATGGGACACCGGACGGAGAAATCAAAATCCCTGGCGGCTTTTTGCGGCGAGCCGTATCTGGAGATTTCGCCGTCGGTGGCAGACAAATTAGGTATAGCCGATGGGGACATGGTTAAAGTCGAGTCGGAGACGGGCAAAGTGATATTGGGAGCCCGAATTTCAGAACATCTCGACAACAATGTAGCCCTGGTTAGCCGGACTTTCGCGGCGCCGCCCGTTAACATTTTGCAGATGAGAAAAAGACGAATCGATTGGGTGCGCCTGACAAGGATGGAAGAAGCATGA
- the nuoH gene encoding NADH:ubiquinone oxidoreductase, membrane subunit H (Evidence 2a : Function from experimental evidences in other organisms; PubMedId : 7690854, 9593861; Product type m : membrane component), translating into MTGTEFAIISAIKVVVVVLAVLTGCAYATWLERKLVGHFQHRIGPNLAGPFGLLQPVADAIKLIFKEDIVPDNAERITYALAPVVMFIPALLNFAVVPFGDTVTLFGYKIDMVISDLNVGILYIFAVTSLGVYGIVLAGWSSGSKYSLLGGIRSSAQMISYEVAYGLSIMGVLVIAQTFSLKELVDQQASVWHWFIFRQPVGFFIYAICAVAETNRSPFDLPEAESELVAGYHTEYSSMRFAMFYIGEYANMISVSCVATTLFLGGWQGPFLPPVVWFVIKVIFFMSVYIWIRATLPRLRYDQLMALGWKVLFPLALLNVMVTSLITLL; encoded by the coding sequence ATGACCGGAACAGAATTTGCCATTATTTCGGCAATAAAAGTGGTCGTAGTCGTCCTGGCGGTTTTGACTGGATGCGCCTATGCCACCTGGCTGGAGAGAAAATTGGTCGGGCATTTTCAGCACCGTATCGGGCCCAATCTGGCCGGACCGTTCGGTTTGCTGCAGCCGGTCGCCGATGCCATTAAATTGATTTTCAAAGAGGATATTGTCCCCGACAATGCCGAACGGATCACTTATGCGCTCGCCCCGGTCGTGATGTTTATTCCCGCGCTGCTGAATTTTGCCGTGGTGCCGTTCGGCGACACGGTGACATTATTCGGTTACAAGATCGATATGGTGATTTCGGATTTGAATGTCGGCATCCTGTATATATTTGCCGTGACGTCGCTGGGGGTCTATGGTATAGTCCTGGCGGGCTGGTCATCGGGCTCAAAATATTCGCTTTTGGGCGGGATTCGCTCTTCGGCCCAGATGATATCGTATGAAGTGGCCTACGGACTATCCATTATGGGTGTTCTTGTTATCGCCCAGACATTTTCGCTCAAGGAGTTGGTGGATCAGCAGGCATCGGTCTGGCACTGGTTTATATTCCGTCAGCCGGTAGGATTCTTCATTTATGCCATTTGCGCGGTAGCCGAAACTAATCGCTCCCCGTTCGATTTGCCGGAGGCGGAATCGGAACTGGTGGCGGGGTATCATACCGAATATTCGTCGATGCGATTCGCTATGTTCTATATCGGGGAATATGCCAATATGATATCGGTTTCATGCGTGGCGACAACTTTATTTCTCGGCGGATGGCAGGGGCCATTCTTGCCGCCGGTGGTCTGGTTTGTCATTAAAGTTATTTTCTTCATGTCGGTATATATCTGGATACGGGCCACTTTGCCTCGTCTGCGCTACGACCAACTAATGGCTCTGGGTTGGAAGGTGCTGTTTCCTCTGGCGCTTTTGAATGTGATGGTAACCTCGCTGATAACTTTGTTGTGA
- the nuoI gene encoding NADH-quinone oxidoreductase subunit I, whose product MIDVIKTVFLALPKGFYTTLKHLFMKPVTIQYPKVKKEMAPRYRGLHYLEVYEDGSERCVCCGLCAASCPADAIYMEGAENEKGERYAKVYEINLLRCIYCGYCEEACPEEAIFLGHEYEFSNDNRDVFIFTKEQMLANRPKKEKPFKKIIRRVRRIF is encoded by the coding sequence ATGATTGATGTAATAAAAACGGTTTTCCTGGCACTGCCCAAAGGGTTTTACACGACCCTGAAGCACCTGTTTATGAAGCCGGTAACCATTCAATATCCCAAAGTTAAGAAAGAAATGGCGCCCCGTTACCGGGGACTTCATTATCTGGAAGTTTATGAAGACGGCAGCGAGCGGTGTGTCTGCTGCGGTCTTTGCGCCGCCTCTTGTCCCGCTGATGCCATATATATGGAAGGCGCGGAAAACGAAAAGGGGGAGCGTTACGCCAAGGTATATGAGATAAACCTGCTCCGCTGTATTTATTGCGGATATTGCGAAGAGGCGTGCCCCGAGGAAGCGATATTTTTGGGACACGAATATGAATTTTCTAATGACAATCGGGATGTTTTTATTTTTACTAAGGAGCAAATGCTGGCCAATCGTCCCAAAAAAGAAAAGCCGTTCAAAAAGATTATCCGGCGGGTGCGGAGGATATTTTAA
- a CDS encoding NADH-ubiquinone/plastoquinone oxidoreductase chain 6 → MELVVFYFAAVVAVGGGLMMILQRNPVASVLYLIVTLMAIAVMFVQLSAIFVGALLIIVYAGAILVLFLFVIMLLNLRGEKFAEKRSKVDRPTRVILTVVFVAELLAMIKQVAFPGRMNTLMVQASPDFGGARPVAELLYTKYLFPFELTSILLLVAIVGAVIMAKRDEKDDGRGV, encoded by the coding sequence ATGGAACTGGTAGTATTTTATTTTGCGGCGGTGGTGGCTGTGGGCGGCGGCCTGATGATGATATTGCAGCGGAATCCGGTCGCGTCCGTCCTGTACCTCATTGTCACCCTGATGGCGATCGCGGTGATGTTCGTTCAATTAAGCGCGATTTTTGTAGGCGCTCTTTTGATAATAGTCTATGCCGGCGCCATTCTGGTGCTGTTCCTGTTTGTCATTATGTTGTTGAATTTGCGGGGAGAGAAATTCGCCGAAAAACGGTCCAAGGTGGATCGCCCGACCAGAGTAATATTGACCGTAGTTTTTGTCGCGGAACTTCTGGCAATGATCAAACAGGTGGCTTTCCCGGGGAGGATGAATACCCTGATGGTTCAGGCGTCGCCCGATTTCGGCGGGGCCCGGCCGGTAGCGGAACTGCTTTATACCAAATATCTATTCCCATTTGAACTGACTTCGATTTTGCTTCTGGTGGCGATTGTCGGTGCGGTAATAATGGCGAAGAGGGATGAAAAAGATGACGGGAGGGGAGTCTGA
- the nuoK gene encoding NADH-quinone oxidoreductase subunit K 1, with product MVPMPHYLIVSAILFAIGVAGVILSRNLIIMFMSVELMLNAANLTIITFSRFLNLMDGHVFVFLIMAVAAAEAAVGLAIIIMLFRTRGTIDADKFNLLKW from the coding sequence ATGGTTCCGATGCCGCATTATCTGATAGTCAGTGCCATCCTCTTTGCCATAGGGGTGGCCGGCGTAATTCTATCGCGAAACCTGATCATAATGTTTATGTCGGTTGAATTGATGCTTAATGCGGCCAACCTGACGATTATCACTTTTTCGCGATTTCTGAATCTTATGGACGGGCATGTCTTTGTATTTTTGATCATGGCCGTGGCGGCGGCCGAAGCCGCGGTCGGTCTGGCGATAATCATAATGCTTTTCCGCACCCGGGGCACAATTGACGCGGATAAATTCAATTTGCTGAAATGGTGA
- the nuoL gene encoding NADH:ubiquinone oxidoreductase, membrane subunit L (Evidence 2a : Function from experimental evidences in other organisms; PubMedId : 7690854, 9593861; Product type m : membrane component) → MSHYLILIPLFPLVGFLINGLLLGKLNKKIVSIVACGAVGLSFLWGLKLFFELLSMSPANRVIEEVVFNWIPSGDFNVNIGFLFDPLSAVMVLVVSGVGFLIHLYSIGYMHDDAGYGRYFTYLNLFIFSMLTLVMANNYLLMFVGWEGVGLCSYLLIGFWFEKQSASDAGKKAFIVNRIGDFGFLLGLFIIFWSTGSLNFISVFEKAPQVFIAGGGLITAATLLLFLGATGKSAQIPLYVWLPDAMEGPTPVSALIHAATMVTAGVYMIARSHVLFLMAPTTLMVVAIIGVVTALFAATIALAQNDIKRVLAYSTISQLGYMFVACGVAAFSAGIFHLMTHAFFKALLFLGAGSVIHSLSGQQDMRFMGGLKRHMPTTFWTFLAATLAIAGIPGLSGFFSKDEILWKSFSSDYGSIWIWAIGLFTAMLTAFYMFRLLFLTFYGEERMEHHVKEHMHESPKIMTVPLTILGILAIIGGYVGIPHILGGGNGFEKFLEPVMGGGESTALAATAESGGTELMLMAISVVLILGSIYLAYVLYVKNIGLAGRLRQSLSGLHRVLYGKYFIDELYGAVIVRPLVGLSLFLWKIIDVLFIDGILNGLATIIGDISKILRPVQSGLVRRYTTVFLLGVVLLIGYIIFR, encoded by the coding sequence ATGAGTCATTACCTTATTCTGATTCCGCTTTTCCCGCTGGTGGGGTTTCTCATCAATGGATTGCTTTTAGGCAAATTGAATAAGAAAATTGTATCGATAGTAGCCTGCGGTGCGGTGGGTCTGTCGTTCCTCTGGGGTCTGAAATTATTTTTCGAGTTGCTTTCTATGTCGCCGGCGAACCGCGTCATTGAGGAAGTGGTTTTCAACTGGATTCCCTCGGGCGATTTTAATGTCAATATCGGATTTCTTTTTGATCCGCTTTCGGCGGTAATGGTGCTGGTGGTTTCCGGAGTCGGATTCCTGATCCATCTTTATTCTATCGGTTATATGCATGATGATGCCGGCTATGGCCGCTATTTCACATATCTCAACCTGTTTATCTTCTCGATGTTGACCCTGGTGATGGCTAACAACTATCTGTTGATGTTTGTCGGTTGGGAAGGGGTCGGACTCTGCAGTTATCTTTTGATCGGCTTCTGGTTTGAAAAGCAGTCGGCGTCCGACGCCGGCAAAAAGGCGTTTATAGTCAATCGTATCGGCGACTTCGGATTCCTGCTAGGTCTATTTATTATATTTTGGAGCACCGGGTCGCTGAATTTCATATCGGTCTTCGAAAAAGCCCCGCAAGTTTTTATTGCCGGGGGCGGTTTGATTACGGCGGCGACTCTGCTCTTGTTTCTGGGGGCGACCGGCAAATCGGCGCAGATTCCGCTTTATGTCTGGCTCCCGGATGCGATGGAGGGGCCCACGCCGGTTTCGGCCTTGATCCATGCCGCAACTATGGTTACGGCGGGTGTCTATATGATTGCCCGCTCCCATGTATTATTTCTTATGGCGCCGACCACACTAATGGTAGTGGCCATAATCGGGGTGGTGACAGCGCTTTTTGCGGCGACGATTGCTCTGGCGCAAAACGATATCAAACGGGTCCTGGCCTATTCGACGATCAGCCAATTGGGATATATGTTCGTGGCCTGCGGGGTGGCGGCGTTCTCGGCGGGCATTTTTCATTTGATGACCCATGCCTTTTTCAAGGCGCTCCTGTTTTTGGGGGCGGGCTCGGTTATACATTCTCTCTCGGGTCAGCAGGATATGCGATTCATGGGAGGTTTGAAGCGCCACATGCCGACCACGTTCTGGACATTTTTGGCGGCGACGCTGGCTATTGCAGGTATTCCCGGATTGTCAGGATTCTTTTCCAAGGATGAAATACTTTGGAAATCTTTTTCCTCCGATTACGGCTCGATATGGATTTGGGCGATAGGTCTGTTTACGGCCATGCTGACCGCTTTCTATATGTTCCGGCTGTTATTCCTGACATTTTACGGTGAAGAACGAATGGAGCATCATGTCAAGGAACATATGCATGAATCACCGAAAATCATGACTGTGCCACTGACTATTTTGGGCATCCTGGCGATTATCGGCGGTTATGTCGGAATTCCCCACATTCTCGGAGGCGGCAACGGTTTCGAGAAGTTCCTGGAGCCGGTAATGGGCGGTGGGGAATCGACGGCCTTGGCGGCGACGGCAGAAAGCGGCGGCACTGAATTAATGCTCATGGCGATTTCCGTGGTGCTAATATTGGGTTCAATTTACCTGGCATATGTCCTCTATGTCAAAAATATCGGCCTGGCCGGCAGATTGCGCCAATCCCTTTCGGGTTTGCACCGGGTTTTGTATGGTAAATATTTTATAGATGAATTATACGGCGCCGTCATTGTCAGACCATTGGTGGGGCTGTCTCTTTTCCTCTGGAAGATAATCGATGTTTTATTTATTGACGGTATCCTTAACGGGCTGGCGACAATAATCGGTGACATATCAAAAATCCTCAGGCCGGTGCAGTCAGGCTTGGTCAGGCGATACACGACCGTTTTTCTGCTGGGAGTGGTGTTGTTGATAGGTTATATAATTTTCAGGTAA
- the nuoM gene encoding NADH:ubiquinone oxidoreductase, membrane subunit M (Evidence 2a : Function from experimental evidences in other organisms; PubMedId : 7690854, 8366049, 9593861; Product type m : membrane component): MGIDILTLVTFFPLLGVLLLLFVPKERSDSIKAVAIIISFVTFLISVFLYVMFDPLGNGMQFEVNIPWIGAFGINYHLGIDGISLLLIMLTTLLSLIAIVSSWSAITKSIKGYYISMLLLETGMLGVFVALDLFLFYLFWEAMLIPMYFLIGVWGGPRKIYAAIKFVLFTMFGSLLMLVALIYLVIMYHGYSGEYSFDILKLYQMPIPLGAQTYIFLAFALAFAIKVPIWPFHTWLPDAHVEAPTAGSVILAGVLLKMGTYGFIRICLPMFPEATLQFVPLISVLAIIGIIYGALVAMVQRDVKSLVAFSSVSHLGFVMLGMMTLNIQGLEGSVIQMINHGISTGALFLLVGMIYERRHTRLISEFGGLAKSMPVFSTFFMIVALSSIGLPLTNGFVGEFLILLGTFKANQVYAILGATGVILAACYMLWMLQRVIFGKITQAVNENLHDLYRRERLVLIPLVLLILWIGIYPKPFFNRMEPAVRNVITLVNRARSTEAAGESKQKDLNAPGPKGVADLKIVGDLNE; encoded by the coding sequence ATGGGCATTGATATTTTAACATTGGTAACATTTTTCCCTCTGCTGGGGGTCCTCCTGCTCCTTTTTGTGCCCAAGGAACGATCCGATTCAATTAAGGCCGTGGCCATTATTATATCATTTGTCACTTTTCTTATATCGGTCTTTCTATATGTCATGTTTGACCCTCTCGGGAACGGCATGCAATTTGAGGTCAATATCCCCTGGATCGGAGCGTTCGGGATTAATTATCATCTAGGGATCGACGGTATATCACTTCTACTAATTATGCTGACGACGTTGCTGTCGTTGATTGCGATTGTGTCGTCGTGGAGCGCGATTACAAAGTCGATAAAAGGCTATTACATCTCCATGCTTCTGCTGGAAACCGGGATGCTGGGAGTTTTCGTGGCCCTCGATCTGTTCCTGTTTTATCTTTTCTGGGAAGCGATGCTGATTCCGATGTATTTCCTGATCGGTGTCTGGGGCGGACCGCGGAAAATTTACGCCGCCATAAAATTCGTGCTTTTTACCATGTTTGGATCACTTCTGATGCTGGTGGCGCTTATCTATCTGGTAATCATGTATCATGGCTACAGCGGGGAGTACAGTTTTGATATTTTGAAACTGTACCAGATGCCGATACCGCTGGGCGCCCAGACTTATATTTTCCTGGCTTTCGCCCTGGCCTTTGCGATCAAGGTCCCGATCTGGCCGTTTCATACCTGGCTGCCGGACGCGCATGTTGAGGCCCCGACCGCGGGTTCGGTTATTTTGGCGGGTGTGCTTCTGAAGATGGGCACCTATGGTTTTATCCGTATTTGCCTGCCGATGTTCCCCGAAGCGACACTGCAGTTTGTTCCGTTGATTTCTGTTTTGGCGATTATCGGAATTATATACGGGGCTTTGGTGGCGATGGTGCAAAGGGATGTCAAATCGCTGGTAGCGTTTTCGTCTGTATCTCATTTGGGATTTGTAATGTTGGGAATGATGACCCTCAATATCCAGGGATTGGAGGGTTCGGTGATACAGATGATAAATCACGGTATCTCGACGGGCGCGCTTTTCCTGCTGGTGGGAATGATTTATGAGCGGCGTCATACCCGACTGATATCGGAATTCGGCGGTCTGGCAAAATCGATGCCGGTGTTTTCAACGTTCTTCATGATAGTCGCTCTTTCTTCAATCGGGTTACCTTTGACCAACGGTTTTGTGGGTGAATTTTTGATATTGCTGGGTACTTTCAAGGCGAATCAGGTATATGCTATCCTGGGAGCCACGGGGGTTATTCTGGCGGCCTGCTATATGTTATGGATGCTGCAAAGGGTAATTTTCGGAAAGATTACGCAGGCGGTGAATGAAAATCTGCATGACCTTTATCGGCGGGAAAGGCTGGTTCTGATTCCTCTGGTTCTGCTGATTTTGTGGATAGGGATTTATCCCAAGCCGTTCTTTAATCGCATGGAGCCGGCGGTACGAAATGTTATTACCCTGGTGAATCGCGCCCGGAGCACGGAAGCGGCGGGCGAATCGAAACAGAAGGATTTAAATGCACCCGGGCCAAAAGGCGTTGCGGATTTGAAGATAGTCGGAGATTTGAATGAGTAA
- a CDS encoding Glutaredoxin, producing MSKVTIYTKPGCPYCAAAKEFYDKQGIKFKEIDVYAVKGAKEDAIRLADGKTIVPVIVEDGSVTVGFGGG from the coding sequence ATGAGTAAAGTGACCATTTATACCAAACCGGGGTGCCCTTACTGCGCGGCGGCAAAGGAGTTTTATGACAAGCAGGGTATCAAATTCAAAGAGATAGATGTTTATGCTGTCAAGGGTGCAAAGGAAGATGCCATTAGACTGGCCGACGGAAAGACCATTGTGCCGGTTATAGTTGAAGATGGCAGTGTGACGGTGGGGTTCGGTGGTGGTTGA